In the genome of Rhopalosiphum padi isolate XX-2018 chromosome 1, ASM2088224v1, whole genome shotgun sequence, the window CTACCCCTTAGATTTCTTCAATAATTCAGTTTTTCAAAATCagattattagaatttttaaatataatatcaaaagattgaattttaaaattcttaaaaaaaattttctaatgaACTAGTGTCCTATGAATGTACTAActtctgatttttaaattaaaagcccCCTTTTATACTATGAATTATTTAGAGGATAATTTTCCTTAACATTTTTACGAAACAAGATTAAAATTTGAACGAATATATATTGAGTTAATAAACTGCAgtgtatactaataatataggttTTGAAGATATGGGAGCTATGGcgatttgaaaatattagtaattgatattaatcttatttataatttttaagtataatccAAGGAGGCatcaatagtaaatactatattcaatattatatctattttaaagttttgtctctagaataaacattttgataattgaAAATCTACTTGTACGAATTTTGAATTGGATACATCTAAATGTTCAACGACAAAAAATGAtcctctaataataatttatattaaaaaaggaGGTTCTAATTAGAAAAACGGAAATTTATATTGCCACAATACTCCTTCTTGGTAGTACAAATATCTCAAGAATTTGATTCATTAGGTAAAGGAAAATATGTGGGTGGGTATGCTTatagaatcaccctgtatacaaACGGTAACTCGATAACAGTACCTATTGTATAGATACAACTTATACGTGTACACCCAATCGCATGTATTTAAGGGATTACCGCAGTAGGAAATCGCCTCGAGCAGCGTAATTCAACAACCCAAcaacaaattttacattattgttcTATAGGTAACGGTAATCCTTCTTTAAAtcgtattcataaaataactataaggaacggtttttaatttaatataaaagtaaaaatattcaaatatatatttaagatattttaatatgtgataATCTTGACTATATGTATAtccagtaatttaaaaatgaatagaaaaaacatatttccagtatagtatgatattaattaGAACAGCATTAACATTGAttacttaaatacataattttacgtcgtttatgtttttattgtctGTTTCATTAAGAAATGTTTTAACCTAACTCAATGAataaacctaataatatttattttttatttttttgaccgCAGTCGCAGTCGctgtcgttttatttttttattttcataatttaccgtatttttaaaattaccctCGTGTTGTTAacgataaaaatcaaaataatatttaatatagaaaatttaagATTAAGTTTAATcaccgaaatatttttaaatatttataaatacttacaaaaatatttaaaattaaaattagtgtcaatttattaaaaatttcatggTTTAGACGCAAACACAACTGTAGTAATTGTtttgatttgaaatatataaaattgtttattttaatacgattCCGTtccttaataataactattataaaatattggacTACCTTTTTAATTTTGGTCATCTAGGTAATGTTTGTTCAATTGTTCTATTGATTATTTAAGACTTTGCCTGAGCGCCTGCAAGGAAATTGAGTATTGTTAAAATGTGATAATATgccatttataataacaataagtcaCTAACACaaacatatacaaataattaatgcatAGTAACTACTACGTGCTTTCGAAGTAtagtaaaaattgataaaaatatccaatgtaataaaattattaaagaaaattacgAATTGCGAGGTTAGGGTTAGATTACAAACGATGATTacgcaaaacaaaatataatacaaatgtagATGTGCAATATGTAATTTCATAAGAGTATTGTGGtatttatgtactataataggtttacatgtaaaaataagtaggtaatgttaatttttcaacaatttatagtaggtatctaataagtttttaacatttaaaaatgttaacaaataattgtttttttttttattatttatttcttatttttacattatttataatatgcttgATTTGTGTCTACGTTAGACACGTTATCAAATGGGTCCAAACAAACTAAGATgcctatttaaaatgtatacaaaataaattattaaattagttttgtttgttaaaacaatttaaaatagtgtagagcattttttttattcagaattttTCTTTTGTGAATAGATTTAATAGATATAGCTGTTTTAAAAGACTAAAACtccaaacttattttatttcatattataaattttaaatgtgtattttgttttgtttggatCCAAAATGAAATTTTGATAAGGATTGCTAACGTATGTGACGTTACACTAATcgtccgtataataataaaatgtattataccgcgataattatattgttttttttttaattttatttttattgacttttCGCGTGTAATTGAAACTTTTTCgtacattactatattatattatatacacgttagcattttcaaaacatttatagattaattttatactattgcctgtttatatagtttatatcgtattactattagtaaaataaatgaatataataattaataacaatatatcaaatttatataattataggttaATTTCtccttttcaattttttattaatatacatattataatttatattaacctaGAGTACttggttaaatttaaaatttacccgaataatgttaatattgcaCACAATTTAACATGCAAATTtaacctatttatataaatgtcttAGAATACTTGTAAAAAGAGTCAGAACtcagtatataggtactaaagttgaattttaattttttcagattAGGCCGAAGGACCTGCTGAACTCGTTCAGACTGTCCGTGGCCGTGAATAGCCAGTCGGCCACCAGTGGTGGGAGCTCCGGTGGTGGAGGTGGTTCGCCAAAAACTGGCACCGGAAGCACGGCTTCCGCCCCGTTGGGCGTTCTACAGACCATCCCGTCGGACGCGGTCAAACGGCTGGCGTTCCTGTTTTTTTCCACGTGTGCACTACTGGCGTTCAGACTAAAAATCATGGGCTCCAAACTGCCCGTGTTTACTAGGTAATTTGTACCTTCGGGTCGCAATTTATTTACACTTATTTGCACACGCGACATCATTCAATATGAGAATGCATTTTtgctatatataattttacttatagaATTAGTAATACCTACTGTATGTATTTAATCAAACTGTCGGATAAACTACCTCCAACTTTGATATTTTCTACCTGTCTAATGCATGTTATTTTTCATGGGGTACTGCTGAATTATACAATAAGCTAATGACACAACtatatatttcatgtatacAATAAACGATGTATATACCATACACGGTATGatatgttataatacaatattatctatattatgtaatgacaCATGCGCATACGTATATTTCATCGTTATATAACACTATTAAATTGTTGTCGTGTGCAGTGGCGTACACTGCGCACCGTACAGAGGCGTCATCATCAGAAAACTCTTAAAATAAGATATGGTCGCAAATCTGTCGAcgtaatctattataatattatcattgtgtcGTAATAAATGTGcctcatacataatattttttttttatcaaaactcgCTTTACTTAACAAAGTATCACTATATGTgtgctaaaaaataataaatacatacatttaattgttttaaactataatatgtataacaagtgtaaacaatgcataatattaacCGATACATAAGATACATTGTATCGTCAAATGTGTatgataaacttataaaatctgttatattttcatctataaaaaaaaaattaattagtattggTCAAAAGAAATCGTTTCACTGAATAatcatgtatacaaataaaagtgTTGTCTTGATATCCGAATGAATTATTATAGGTCAAAATTTGCTAGCCCTATAATTTTGCCGATTTAGGCTTATGGCTAAAAACAAAGATGCCTATAATGACATCTATACATCTCAGCatctataattacataatatctacCGATGATAATCGAtagaaaaattttcatttttttacaggGTGACAACCTATTTTCAAAATTCGGCATCTgctaccaaaaaaatatatcgtgttCCCATAGTCGTTTATGTATAATCAACTGTATGATATACTGTGACTACAGCGTAAAGTTATGCGACATAAATCGATTTTCGaactgatatatataataataaaaatacgcatgtatgtatatagtatatacgcgaGTTATAATGAAAATCGAAATAAAACCTACAGGATATGGGCGTATGCGTTTTATTGGCATTGACATACTACTTCCGTGCATTgaaaactatagaaaaaaacatttcgAAATTCGCCTAATATCTCTAAAACTGAGAGGGCCAAATGTATTGACAtgggatatatataatatgtatattttttatcgttttttacaGAATCGACGTAATGTATCCAGTAATTTTTTATCGGTCGTAAACATCAAAACcacaatttaagttaaaaaatttaatatcccaaatattttttcatttctttcTGACTcattaatctaaataaaatgcTTGTTCAATAAATAACCTTACTAgttatgttaaaaacaaaaaaatatatattcgttTTTGCACCAATAACTTCATATATACTAATCCATTTTCAATCAAGAAgcccaaattaaaaataataatagtataaaaacatatattttttatactaagattaattttgattaatgtttaatataaaatcacacAATCATGACCATATTATTCAACTATCggcataaataatatgtacataattatatagtgttgaacaaactaaaattatattttaaaggtttGATAATCCAGCCAGTGTGTCAGATTGGCCTGCAAGACAACTGACCTATAACTATTTGGTGAGCGTCAATGCTTGGTTACTGATATTCCCGTGCGACTTGTGCTGTGACTGGACCATGGGCACTATACCACTAGTAGAATCCACGTCAGATCCCAGAAACCTAGCAACTTTGGCCACATACACTGTAATCATCGCGCTCATGTACACGGCGTTTACTACGTCGAATCGAACCAAACGCATTGTTGTTATTATGGTAAATACATATCGttcgattattattgttatgtcttTCTATAGAAAAATGTCTTGGACTTTCCGCTGACCAAGAATAGTCAAAAAATACTTGAGTTTCCGATTCGTTTAGCGAAAAAGTTAAATCGATTTATTTGAACCGTTTAACTTATAATCAATGTATATGTTATAgctactgtataataatatggcgtaatacgtataataatatgtatatatacctgtATTTATATCCTCGTATTCTCGTTTCATATCTCCTTTGAAGTCGTAATTATAGTATACAACACAATCGATTGAATCTTTTCATTTCCTTCAAATACTTTTGGTGAGTTACAATTTTAATaggaaatgttattttttttatcgagatATTTACTTAGTGAACTTAAATCGTCTTACGGTCCACTTTTCAATCCCATTTTGTACTCCGAATTCCAGAACACGccaattataaaaagtttaaaattgctAGGtcgatttattttctaaatattccaatttatattataggtacatttctaTATGATGTTATTGaatgtaaaaagtttttaaaaaacttcAAAACAAATCAAATTGAATTAACGCTTAAAAAACTATAGATCTAAGTACTACAATACTTTGACTGTTTCAGAGTTTGGGATTGACCGTTCTGCCATTTCTCCCCGCATCGAACATGTTCTTTCCTGTTGGATTCGTGGTAGCGGAACGTGTCTTGTACATGCCATCAATGGGATTTTGTATGCTTGTCGCTTACGGTTTGGGACTCATCATCGATAAATGGTAAGATACTTTGATGGGTTCATTACGACCGACGATCAGCTCACTAACGTTTTGTTCCACAGCAAATCCCGATTGATTTTGACAGCCGTCGCCATTATTATGGTCACTCACGTAGTGAAAACTTATACGAGAAACTGGGACTGGTCGTCCGAGTACGCGATATTTACCTCTGGGTTGAAAGTAAATAAGCTAAATGCCAAACTATACAACAACGTCGGACACGCCTTGGAAGCCGAGAATCGATTCCAAGAAGCTCTTGCATACTTTCACAAAGCCGTCAGGTGAGTACCAaatgtctatactctataataaaatgattccTGACTGGGGTGCcgcgaaattatttttaaaatgtaaaccattcataaaaattttctaaactgttaattatattcaattaataataaatatgtaataaaaattaacaatatgtcTTATgacacttttaaaaaaatcatttctgGTTTGATATTGAACTTTTTCATTAAAGCAAAAAATATGTtctattaagttaattttaaataagtgttgaaaaaatgtatacaaaaaaaataattttcgataaactcttaaattataactacaattttcaaaatcatatttatatgaataatattggtataatatcaataattaatagcataatatttttgCACGTCTTGtaaacatactataatattattaattatgttttctaaacataaaaattactataaataatgaaattttattaaaaatattaagcaaaCTTTGGataaatcatcattatttatttataaaggaTTAGAATCACTTCTATCACAATTACGTCGATTTATAGTTAGaacgtgatttatttttttctctttctttCAGTGTTCAACACGATGATATTGGCGCTCACATAAATGTTGGTCGTACGTATAACCATCTAAAAATGTACAAAGAAGCCGAAGACGCTTACTTAGAGGTAAGTAACGTAACATAaagaattcaatatttaaaatgatttctataactaatatttatttctatgtttATTCATAGGCCAAATCATTGCTCCCTAAAGCCAAACCGGGTGAATCGTATCAAGCTCGTATAGCTCCTAACCATCTAAACGTCCTACTGAACTTGGCAAATCTAATTGCTAAAAACCAGACACGTCTGGAAGAGGCAGACATGCTATACCGGCAGGCCATCAGCATGCGGTCTGATTATACACAAGCGTACATAAACCGCGGTGACGTTTTGCTCAAGCTCAACCGCACAAAAGAGGCGCAAGAAGTGTACGAACGAGCTTTATTCTACGACACCGACAACCCGGACATTTACTACAATGTGAGTACTGAGTATCTATCGTAGACCCGTGTAGgcaaaatttctaaaaaacatCCTTTTTAACCTGCTTATTTCATTTCAGCTGGGCGTCGTATTATTGGAACAGGGTAAACATTCACAGGCGTTGGCTTACTTAGACAAAGCTCTAGAATTCGATCCAGACCACGAACAAGCGTTGCTCAACTCAGCCATATTGCTCCAAGAATTGGGGCAAGCAAACTTAAGAAAACTTGCTGAGAAGAGACTTCTCAGGCTCCTGTCAAACGTACGCATTAATTTTAGAAACCAAAAATTGCCGGTGTAatagtcatatttttatattttatgattttagggTCAAAAGAACGAACGGGTGTTTTTCAACCTAGGCATGCTTGCTATGGACGAAGGAGACGTACCAGCGGCGGAACATTGGTTCCGTCAGGCGATCCTCATTAAAGAGGATTTCAGGGCCGCTCTGTTCAACCTGGCTTTGCTGTTGGCCGACGATCACAGGCCACTGCAGGCAGCCCCGTTCCTCAACCAGCTAGTTAGATTCCATCCAGACCATGTCAAGGCTCTGATATTGCTGGGTGACATATATATCAACAACATCAAAGATCTAGACGCAGCTGAAAACGTGAGTGTTCACCGTTGGACTGCTCCAACCTCAAGCTTGAccttttcaaactttttttgtcATCTTTGTAGTGTTACCAGAGGATACTGCAACTAGATCCAGATAATACGCAAGGAATGCACAATCTATGCGTGGTGTACGTTGAACGTGGCCTATTGAAAGAGGCAGAAACTTGCTTACAAAAGGCCCATCTGATGGCACCACATGAAGACTACATTGTCAAGCATTTGAAAATTGTGCAAAACCGCTTGCAGGCAAAACAGACACCTAATCAGCTCAATGTAAGTATtatctacaatatttttacacaacATTCAAGAAAATtccatttaaatcaaattttgatttatttttatttccatagGAGAGTCGCCCAGATTCTAAGGAAATCCGAAAAACTGAAAAAGACACAACTCGTCCAGACACCAATTTGAAGTCGGATACCAAACCGTCTACACTATCGTTGTcatgaatgataaaaataattatttaaaaaagtatatattttttttaagttacataCCTAGTCATAACTCACCGTTTTCATGTTAGTACTTaactggatttttttttacaacctgATAATGTTTCTAAGACAACAAAGTGACATAATTGCATATTGTAAGTCACATATTTGACAGTCATATAGACTTTGTCCCATACTTAATCTAGTAATCTCATTTGGTGCTACTACTCAATGTCAGTACTTCATCTATAAAATATGCTTCTATACATTTAAACTAAGAGCAAAAGTTACTTAgtaaatcgtaaaatatatttttctcttgaatttttattttgaatcgtTCTGAACgagaataatttgtaaaaaaaaaaaatcgtgctGTGATGTATTTAGTAGGTCAtagtatgattataatttataatattataaaattaagatcatattaattgattaaacttctatataatattattttaattacaacaatgaTCAAATATTGATGTTCACATTttgtcatcattattataattattatttttaattatcttttggTTTTTGgttgtaaaacaatattttaaaatataatttttatcgatttattaacTTAGTTAAGAACCTACTTAAATAACAACATCtgtttgtttgaaacaataatgactacttaattacattaaaacttcaataaatcataaaaataagtcttgttacacatttattttagtcTGAAAaacagttatttgtttaaaatgtattagtgtatttttatacttattgtttGGTTTTCCTTTACCGCatgaatgtaataaaattacattatgttaATCAATagaaaaagaatttaaaaaacagttatttaatatatttaattttaaaaatttaatctcaAAGAatcagtattatattttcatgtaataataagttaataaaaagtatttgataaaattgtcgtaatttttcatgttttttttttttttttttttgtatttgcgGACAAtcaatgtgattttttttattattgttataatttttgacaATTTAAAGCATTCTTACTTTGTACCTGGACCCACAAGttctttttaaacaaattaaatgaaaacatgTTCTTCTGACCATGGACAATTTTAACttctgaaattaatattttatacgaaacaaaattttgttctttttttcaaatacctatatGTAAAAACAACTGTATATGGTCTAAAAAATGCTAGCTgttaatgtatttgataatattatatgtgtaaaataattatagatgttTACCAGAGGTAATATTGAAGATAAATATTGCTTTTTGatgtgattttttattttatgttttataagaaaaataaaaatttttaaatgttttaaacaatatagacgttgtgttacattttttcattatttttatatttcaaacttaatttgagtaaaaactaTAGAAAAACATGTGTTTCATATTgatggaatatattattattaggaactTTAATTGTATTAGCACAGAATTTACatctgtgtacctatataaaatttttaaacactatgtttttcaaaatttaactcTGAACTGTAAAAGTGATTAGTAAaacatagtaaaaaataaactagtactatcaactttattttaaattaactttaaaatgttacatGTAGTACTTAGTTAATAAGACTCATCAatgaatgcatattttaaaaatgtcccTATTCCCCCAAATACAGAGTGGAAAAAACATCTCtcttatgatatatattgtatacttcagtatatgtgtatttagttaaattatgaaatgtttttttaggtTATTACTGAACAAGGTTtggtaataagtataaattactaCCACCGCTTAGTCGTGTTatgcaacatttttttataaatattataggtattatacgatattatttaaataatttggcaATGGTATGCTGGATGGTGCTGAACAGTGCGAAATTTACTAACCTGGGATATTGGGACTTCCCCGGTTAGTCAATGATCACTAGTTAACAAATgtctgttatttattataattaataattagatgaGTCCCTGTTTTAAGAATGTAGAGAAAAATACATTGGATAATATCG includes:
- the LOC132924408 gene encoding protein O-mannosyl-transferase Tmtc3 gives rise to the protein MASSVAISSLIFLTCLACYYNSLYCDFVFDDISAIKDNRDLKPQTPVWNIFYNDFWGTPMHKEQSHKSYRPLTVLTFRWNYMIHQLEPMGYHLVNILLHAITSVLYYRVCHTIMASEFTSFMAAMLFAIHPIHTEAVTGVVGRAETLSSVFYLSAYLLYTEATKRKKYSGWKPLTLSVVCLSVAMLCKEQGITIAGVCALYEVFVAQKIRPKDLLNSFRLSVAVNSQSATSGGSSGGGGGSPKTGTGSTASAPLGVLQTIPSDAVKRLAFLFFSTCALLAFRLKIMGSKLPVFTRFDNPASVSDWPARQLTYNYLVSVNAWLLIFPCDLCCDWTMGTIPLVESTSDPRNLATLATYTVIIALMYTAFTTSNRTKRIVVIMSLGLTVLPFLPASNMFFPVGFVVAERVLYMPSMGFCMLVAYGLGLIIDKCKSRLILTAVAIIMVTHVVKTYTRNWDWSSEYAIFTSGLKVNKLNAKLYNNVGHALEAENRFQEALAYFHKAVSVQHDDIGAHINVGRTYNHLKMYKEAEDAYLEAKSLLPKAKPGESYQARIAPNHLNVLLNLANLIAKNQTRLEEADMLYRQAISMRSDYTQAYINRGDVLLKLNRTKEAQEVYERALFYDTDNPDIYYNLGVVLLEQGKHSQALAYLDKALEFDPDHEQALLNSAILLQELGQANLRKLAEKRLLRLLSNGQKNERVFFNLGMLAMDEGDVPAAEHWFRQAILIKEDFRAALFNLALLLADDHRPLQAAPFLNQLVRFHPDHVKALILLGDIYINNIKDLDAAENCYQRILQLDPDNTQGMHNLCVVYVERGLLKEAETCLQKAHLMAPHEDYIVKHLKIVQNRLQAKQTPNQLNESRPDSKEIRKTEKDTTRPDTNLKSDTKPSTLSLS